The window CATTGTCGCCATCGTGGCCGGCCTGCTGCTGGCCTTCTACAGCTGGTGGTCGCTGCGCCGCGCCATCGGCGAACCGATGCAGCGCGCCCTGCGCCATTTCGACGCCATTGCTTCGGGTGACCTGACCGAGGCGGTCCACGTCCATTCCCGCAATGAGATGGGACAGCTGCTGGAAGGCCTCAAGCGCATGCAGGAAAGCCTCTCCCGCACCGTGCAGGCGGTGCGCAGCGGCAGCGACGCCATTTCCACCGCCACCCGCGAGATTGCCTCGGGCAACCTGGACCTGTCCTCGCGCACCGAACAGCAGGCGGCCTCGCTGGAAGAGACCGCATCGAGCATGGAAGAGCTGACCAGCACCGTCAAGCACAACGCCGACAACGCCCGCCAGGCCACCACGCTGGCCGTCAACGCCTCCACCATCGCCGCCGATGGCAATGCCGTGGTCGGCCGGGTAGTGCAGACCATGGAAGAGATCCGCGCCAGTTCGGCCAAGATCACCGACATCGTCAGCATCATCGATGGCATCGCTTTCCAGACCAATATCCTGGCCTTGAACGCAGCGGTGGAAGCCGCGCGCGCAGGCGAGCAGGGGCGCGGCTTTGCCGTCGTCGCCACCGAAGTGCGCGCGTTGGCGCAGCGTTCTTCCAGCGCCGCCAAGGAAATCAAGGAACTGATCATGCACTCGGTCGACCGCGTCCAGGCCGGTTCGGAGCTGGTGGGGCAGGCCGGTGACACCATGAGCGACGTCATCAACGCCGTGCAGCGCGTGACCGACATCATGAGCGAGATCTCGGCCGCCTCCAACGAACAGAGCGCCGGCATCGACCAGGTCTCGCACGCAGTGACGCAGATGGATGAAGCCACCCAGCAGAACGCTGCACTGGTGGAGCAGGCCAGCGCCGCGGCCAAGTCGCTTGAGCAGCAGGCCCAGGCGCTGATGCAGGAAGTGGCGATCTTCCGCGTCAACGGCGCCGGGCCGACGGTAAAGCCGCCTGCGGCTGCCGCGTCCAGGGCGACGGTCAAGCCGGCCGCCAAGCCTGCGATGAAGCCGGCATCGGCAGCGCCAGCGGCGCCTGCCACACCCACTGCACCCGCCGCGCCCGTGGCCAAGGTTGCCCCCGCAGTGAAGCGCCCGGCGCTGCCAGCGGCGCCGGCGGCTGCCAAGCCGGCCGGCCGTGGCGTTCCGGCCGGGGATGAGGGAGATTGGGAAACCTTCTGATTGCTCCGATTTTCCTGAGTGTCCTGAGTGTCCTGAGATTGCGCGGCGGATGAACATCAGTCCGCCCGGAAACAAATAAGAAAAATAAGAAAAATAAAAAAATAAGA is drawn from Herbaspirillum seropedicae and contains these coding sequences:
- a CDS encoding methyl-accepting chemotaxis protein; this translates as MSIKNLSIKAQLAIAILVLAALLVAIGASGLLGMSAAVSINAQLSQERLPKTVAADNTLIWIGRQRTSLDQAALTNDPAWAERMYGMDANARKEALQWWGKYTALPQTEEGRVLVKKVSDGIDKTEQELTRFAEVIKAGDRQAIADQARKVGTIYTAMQLDGQALSKYETEQAAQSAGASMARYEASRNFSIVAIVAGLLLAFYSWWSLRRAIGEPMQRALRHFDAIASGDLTEAVHVHSRNEMGQLLEGLKRMQESLSRTVQAVRSGSDAISTATREIASGNLDLSSRTEQQAASLEETASSMEELTSTVKHNADNARQATTLAVNASTIAADGNAVVGRVVQTMEEIRASSAKITDIVSIIDGIAFQTNILALNAAVEAARAGEQGRGFAVVATEVRALAQRSSSAAKEIKELIMHSVDRVQAGSELVGQAGDTMSDVINAVQRVTDIMSEISAASNEQSAGIDQVSHAVTQMDEATQQNAALVEQASAAAKSLEQQAQALMQEVAIFRVNGAGPTVKPPAAAASRATVKPAAKPAMKPASAAPAAPATPTAPAAPVAKVAPAVKRPALPAAPAAAKPAGRGVPAGDEGDWETF